The genomic segment CGCAGTTCTTTTCAATTAGACGCCTCTTCAGAAGAGTCTTTATTCGCAGAGTTTCTATTCACCGAAAAACTTATCATACAAATTTTAGAAAAGGGAGAAGGGGATAGAAGTCTCAGTATCCCTTCTTCCTTAGCAATACTAGTTCCTACAATTACAACAGTTCTTTGGAGTCTTGGGCAAAGAGTTGCTCTTAGAGAAACTTTGATACCGAGAGAATTCGGGGTGAATGGTATGGAACTAGTACAAACGCAAATAGATCTATTGGTGCTTGCTTTAGAAACAAAACAAGATCCCGGAGAAAAGAAGGAGAATTAACATGTCTAAAAGTTTTGAACTTCCTAAAGATTTTTTATTAGGTTCTGCAACTGCAGCAACTCAGATAGAAGGTGGAGATATCTATAATAATTGGTATGCTTGGTCTCTTATCGGAAAAGTTGGAAATGGAGAATCATCCATCACTGGAGCTGATCATTATCGCAGATATGTAGAAGATATAGAACTTCTTTCTCAACTTCATCAAGAATGTTATCGAATGAGTATTGAGTGGAGTCGTATAGAACCTAAACAAGGAGAATGGTCTAAAGAAGGAGTAGAACATTATCGCGACGAATTCCAAAGGTTGATCAAAGCCGGGATCAAGCCACTTGTAACTCTTCATCATTTTTCCTGCCCTCAATGGTACCAAGAAAAAGGAGGATGGCTTTCTGAAAATGCAGTAGAGGACTTTATTAAATTCGTGGACTTCTCCATTAGAAATTTTGGAGATTTGGTTTCAGAATGGTGCACGATCAACGAGCCGAATGTATTCGCAAATGATAGTTATATGGATGGAAAATATCCACCAGGAAGTCATGGCGATATTGCTGCCTACATGAAGGTTACTAAAAACCTAATCCTTGTACATTTGAAATCATATAAACTTATTCACAAGATCCGTAAAGAACTTGGTTTTGCGGGAGAAACAAAAGTAGGATTTGCTCATCATCTTGCTATATTCGAACCTTTTAATTCTCATCCTCTCGCTAAACTAGGTTGTTTCTTAAGCGATTATCTATTTCATGAAATCCATATGAAAGGTTTTGTAGAAGGTAAACTTTGTTTCCCTTTAGGCTTTGGTGGTTATCCGGAAGGGAAGGGGATCTTCTGCGATTTTATAGGGATTAATTATTATTCCAGACACTTGTTCAAGGCTAGTTATAATCCAGGCAATTTATTCGCTACTCCTTTGGTAGATCCTAAGGTTTCCGAATCGGAGAAGAATGATCTGGGTTGGGAAATTTATCCAGAAGGTATCCACAAAGTTTGCCATCGCGCTTGGGACAAATACAAACTTCCTATCTATATCACAGAGAACGGAATTCCTGATGAGAAAGATGAGAAGAGGGAAAAATATATCGTAGATCATCTATATCAGATCAAATTACTTTTGGATGAAGGTGTTAAAGTAGAACGCTATTATCATTGGTCCTTTTTGGATAATTTAGAATGGAATGATGGTTATGGTCCTAGATTTGGTTTGGTAGAAGTGGATTACACTACTATGAAAAGAAAACCGCGCTTAAGTGCACTTCGTTACGCAGAGATTTGCCGTACTAAGAAGATTCAACAACGCGGATAATATTGACTTGCTCCCTTGCTGAAGAACGAATGGTGTTTCGACCTTCGGCTTGGGATCCATGTCAGTACCATTCTTAAATCCAGGAATATTCGCGCATATTGATGCGGGCAAAACCACACTCTTAGAAAGGATCTTATTTGAGACCGGCAAAATTTCTGCGCCGGGCAGAATTGAAGAAGGTACCACAGAGTCCGATTATCTCCCTGAAGAAATAGAAAGGGGAATTTCTATCCAGTCCACCGTGGCTCGGATTCCATATCCTAATCCTGAAAAGCCTCGAGTCATTCTACAATTTGTGGATAATCCTGGTCATTTGGATTTTCAATCCCAAGCAAATGCTTCTCTACTAGTTTCCGATTTTGGCTTAGTTCTTATCGATTCCTTTGAAGGATTAAAATCACAGACCTTCCAAAATGTGGAGGCTCTTAGAAAGTCAGGAAAACCAATATTATTTTTTCTAAATAAACTAGATCGTCCAGGTGCGGACATTCTTTCCCCTCTCGTGGATCTGGAAGTAGCATTAGGAAAAGAGCCAATTCTTCTATTTAGAGAAGATGGAAGTATTCCTATCTTAAAGGGAGAAGGGGAGGAGTCTGAGTTCCTGCCATTGATAGAATGGGATCACGGGCTTTCAGAAGAATATCTTAAAGATCATGGCCTTCTTCCTAAGCTTGCTATCAAAGGATTGGTAAAAGGATTTTGGGAAGGGAAAATTTTTCCAGTGCTGGGAGGGTCCGCACTCCAGGGACTAGGTGTAAATGAATTACTTTCTCTCTTAGAGGTCCTTGCCCAAGGAAAACCTGTTCAACCTTCTTCCAAAGAACAAACAGGGGTTGCATTCAAAAGAGAGATCCATCCTGAACTTGGAAAACTTCTTCATTTCCAAACATTAGCACCCATCAAAGTCGGGGACTTCTTCTTACATGGGGAAACAAAATATAAGATAGAGAACTTATACCAAATTTCCGCAAGGGACTACGAAGAAGTTTCTGCAGGTCATGCAGGAGAACTTCTCGCGACCACATCTCTTCTGAACTGGATCCCTGGAGAAATTCTTTCGAGACATAATACAGAAAACAAAACTCTACTCACTCCGATCAGAAAACAATTTCAGATCTTAATAGAACCAGAAAAGGAAGAAGATCGACAAGAACTTTGGGATCGTTTGCAAGATCTGGCTTGGTTGGATGAAGCGGTAAGCGTGGATATTCTCTCAGAGACCGGCCAATTTCGTTTATCAGGTACCGGCGAGTTGCATTTAGAGATTTCTCTCTCTCGTTTGAAAGAGTCTTTTTCAAAAAGCTTTCAAACAAGCGGAATCAAGGTTGCAAGATTTGCTCTATGGAAAAATTTGGTTCAAAAGGTCGCATTTCAGCATACCGCGTTCGATCAAAAGATCTCGAGCGGTCAGGTGCTCGCGTCCTTGGAAAGTTCTCACAACTTTTCTAAGGGAGTGCGGTTTAATGTTCAGCTAGCTGATCCAATCAAAGAGGCGATAACATCCGCGTTTACGGAAGTCACCGCCCGGGGAATAGACGGAGAAGAAGTTCTCGGTCTACAAATGATTGTCGAAGGTTATGAGTCTCCAAGTGAGACAAAGTCTTTCGATATTTCTTCCCTGATCAAAGTAGCTGTCATCAAAGGTTTAAAGGACATAATTCCGAATCATTCGGATTTCATTGGTCCCCTTTCCGAGTTAGAGATTCTTACACCGAATCAATATCTCGGAGATATATTGGCCAGTTTGGCTAAGAGGGACGCGAAGATTCGTAAGGTCACTGAGTTGACCGAAGGGCGTCATTTGATTCAGGCAAGCGCTTCTACGCAAAACTTGCTTGGCTTTAGCGGTGTCCTTAGAAATATGGCACAGGGAAGGGGCGTCCTATCTTTGGACACCCTTTTCGACTTTGATAACCATTCTGTATTGTTTTAACAAACAAGTCTGAATTCAGATTTGTTAATAAAGTAAGGAGTTAAAAACGCTATGGCTAAGGAGAAATTCGACAGGTCCAAACCACACTTAAACGTTGGTACAATCGGACACGTTGACCATGGAAAAACCACGCTAACGGCAGCAATCACCACTACGCTTGCAAAAGTATTGGGTGGAAAAAACAAAGCCGTAGCTTACGACCAAATCGATAACGCACCTGAAGAGAAAGCTCGTGGGATCACCATTGCTACTTCTCACCAAGAGTACGAAACTGCTAACCGTCACTATGCACACGTAGACTGCCCGGGTCACGCTGACTATGTTAAAAACATGATCACCGGTGCTGCTCAGATGGACGCTGCGATTTTAGTTGTATCCGCAACTGACGGACCAATGCCTCAAACGAAAGAGCATATCCTGCTCGCTCGTCAGGTAGGTGTTCCTTACATCATCGTATTCATCAACAAAGCGGACATGCTTGCTGCTGATGAGCGTGAAGAGATGATTCAAATGGTTGAGATGGACGTTCGTGACTTGTTAAACAAGTACAGCTTCCCTGGTGATGACACCCCAATCATTTATGGATCCGCTCTTAAAGCTCTTGAAGGCGACGAGTCCGAATTAGGAGCTCCATCAGTAGTTAAACTAATGGAAGCATTGGACACTTACGTTCCGAATCCAAAACGTATCGTTGACAAACCATTCCTAATGCCAGTAGAGGACGTGTTCTCTATCACTGGTCGTGGAACTGTTGCAACTGGAAGAGTAGAACAAGGAACTTTGAAAATCAACGACGAAGTTGAAATCGTTGGTGTTCGCCCTACTACCAAAACAGTTGTTACTGGTATCGAGATGTTCCGTAAACTTTTAGATTCTGCTGAAGCTGGA from the Leptospira saintgironsiae genome contains:
- a CDS encoding glycoside hydrolase family 1 protein, with amino-acid sequence MSKSFELPKDFLLGSATAATQIEGGDIYNNWYAWSLIGKVGNGESSITGADHYRRYVEDIELLSQLHQECYRMSIEWSRIEPKQGEWSKEGVEHYRDEFQRLIKAGIKPLVTLHHFSCPQWYQEKGGWLSENAVEDFIKFVDFSIRNFGDLVSEWCTINEPNVFANDSYMDGKYPPGSHGDIAAYMKVTKNLILVHLKSYKLIHKIRKELGFAGETKVGFAHHLAIFEPFNSHPLAKLGCFLSDYLFHEIHMKGFVEGKLCFPLGFGGYPEGKGIFCDFIGINYYSRHLFKASYNPGNLFATPLVDPKVSESEKNDLGWEIYPEGIHKVCHRAWDKYKLPIYITENGIPDEKDEKREKYIVDHLYQIKLLLDEGVKVERYYHWSFLDNLEWNDGYGPRFGLVEVDYTTMKRKPRLSALRYAEICRTKKIQQRG
- a CDS encoding elongation factor G-like protein, with product MSVPFLNPGIFAHIDAGKTTLLERILFETGKISAPGRIEEGTTESDYLPEEIERGISIQSTVARIPYPNPEKPRVILQFVDNPGHLDFQSQANASLLVSDFGLVLIDSFEGLKSQTFQNVEALRKSGKPILFFLNKLDRPGADILSPLVDLEVALGKEPILLFREDGSIPILKGEGEESEFLPLIEWDHGLSEEYLKDHGLLPKLAIKGLVKGFWEGKIFPVLGGSALQGLGVNELLSLLEVLAQGKPVQPSSKEQTGVAFKREIHPELGKLLHFQTLAPIKVGDFFLHGETKYKIENLYQISARDYEEVSAGHAGELLATTSLLNWIPGEILSRHNTENKTLLTPIRKQFQILIEPEKEEDRQELWDRLQDLAWLDEAVSVDILSETGQFRLSGTGELHLEISLSRLKESFSKSFQTSGIKVARFALWKNLVQKVAFQHTAFDQKISSGQVLASLESSHNFSKGVRFNVQLADPIKEAITSAFTEVTARGIDGEEVLGLQMIVEGYESPSETKSFDISSLIKVAVIKGLKDIIPNHSDFIGPLSELEILTPNQYLGDILASLAKRDAKIRKVTELTEGRHLIQASASTQNLLGFSGVLRNMAQGRGVLSLDTLFDFDNHSVLF
- the tuf gene encoding elongation factor Tu; this encodes MAKEKFDRSKPHLNVGTIGHVDHGKTTLTAAITTTLAKVLGGKNKAVAYDQIDNAPEEKARGITIATSHQEYETANRHYAHVDCPGHADYVKNMITGAAQMDAAILVVSATDGPMPQTKEHILLARQVGVPYIIVFINKADMLAADEREEMIQMVEMDVRDLLNKYSFPGDDTPIIYGSALKALEGDESELGAPSVVKLMEALDTYVPNPKRIVDKPFLMPVEDVFSITGRGTVATGRVEQGTLKINDEVEIVGVRPTTKTVVTGIEMFRKLLDSAEAGDNIGALLRGTKKEDIERGQVLAKPGSITPHKKFNAEVYVLTKDEGGRHTPFFNNYRPQFYFRTTDITGVCNLPNGMEMVMPGDNVTMSIELIHPIAMDKGLKFAIREGGKTIGSGVVAEITE